Proteins co-encoded in one Melitaea cinxia chromosome 13, ilMelCinx1.1, whole genome shotgun sequence genomic window:
- the LOC123659290 gene encoding uncharacterized protein LOC123659290, which translates to MKAHKNKKRYTQRLHVLPLKVHLSNIRGLHSNLESVHHHLETEKPQLLFLTETQIRCPADTAYLSYPGYSLEHSFIPRAGVCVYVRDDICIKRLKHLETSSYSILWVLVDTGQEKILYACVYRSHSGDVETTQLCDHLTLTADKARERYPSAQLVILGNFNAHHQEWLYPYQVTDHAGREVRKLALTLDLTQLVNCATRVPDVDSHTANCLDLFLTTDPDRYSITVSAPLGTSDHCLVKSISVCSPPEESPCGPRRVWRYKAADWDEMRHFFSSYPWREVCFSSDDPSSCAEAITAVIRQGMEYFIPYSDVATNGKARPWFDAECYRAEAKKRSAYTAWAEARARKSPNSRNLKKAFNQAAKACKRTLRRTRFNHISRIGAKLASYPSGSKAFWSMAKAVESNFCRPSLPPLLRTDGSLAHSAKEKADLFASLFAENSRLVVAGKAPPISTRADCIMTEVRIRQKEILKILQTLRKQGQRTGWYTSDSPAYLCP; encoded by the coding sequence ATGAAagcacacaaaaataaaaaaaggtatacaCAGCGGCTGCACGTCCTCCCACTGAAAGTGCACCTCTCTAACATCCGAGGTCTGCACTCCAATCTCGAATCTGTCCACCACCACCTAGAAACAGAAAAACCGCAGCTGCTGTTCCTCACTGAGACGCAGATCAGATGTCCGGCTGACACGGCGTACCTCAGCTACCCCGGGTATTCTCTGGAGCACAGTTTCATACCTCGTGCCGGAGTCTGTGTGTACGTCCGTGATGACATTTGCATCAAGCGTCTTAAGCACCTTGAGACATCCAGTTACTCCATCCTATGGGTTCTGGTGGACACaggacaggagaaaatcctgtaTGCCTGTGTCTACCGTTCGCACAGTGGAGACGTGGAGACAACTCAGTTATGTGACCATCTTACCCTAACGGCGGATAAGGCTCGAGAGCGTTACCCTTCGGCACAGTTAGTCATCCTGGGGAACTTCAACGCCCACCACCAGGAGTGGCTGTACCCATACCAGGTGACCGACCATGCTGGGAGAGAAGTGCGTAAACTAGCCTTGACGCTGGACCTCACCCAGCTTGTAAATTGTGCTACCAGGGTACCAGACGTAGACTCTCATACCGCCAACTGCTTAgacctatttttaacaactgatcCAGACAGGTACTCAATAACAGTTTCTGCACCACTGGGTACTTCTGACCACTGTCTGGTAAAATCAATATCCGTCTGTTCCCCACCCGAAGAATCCCCATGTGGCCCAAGACGGGTGTGGCGATATAAGGCAGcggattgggatgagatgcgtcaCTTTTTCTCGTCCTATCCTTGGCGAGAGGTATGCTTTTCTTCTGATGATCCGTCGAGCTGCGCTGAAGCCATTACCGCGGTAATACGTCAgggtatggaatattttataccatactcTGACGTAGCGACGAATGGAAAAGCTCGCCCATGGTTTGATGCGGAATGCTATCGTGCAGAAGCCAAAAAGCGGTCGGCATACACTGCATGGGCTGAAGCTCGAGCGCGCAAGTCTCCAAATTCTCGGAATTTGAAGAAAGCTTTTAACCAAGCCGCCAAGGCATGTAAAAGGACGTTACGCAGGACTAGATTCAACCATATCAGCCGCATTGGGGCCAAACTAGCTTCTTACCCTTCTGGGAGCAAAGCGTTTTGGTCCATGGCAAAAGCCGTTGAATCTAACTTCTGTCGGCCGTCACTTCCACCATTGCTGAGGACTGATGGATCACTGGCCCATTCTGCAAAAGAGAAAGCGGATTTGTTTGCATCTCTTTTTGCTGAGAACTCGCGTCTGGTTGTTGCAGGAAAAGCACCACCAATCTCAACTCGTGCTGACTGCATTATGACAGAAGTACGCATACGCCAAAAGGAGATCCTTAAAATCCTGCAAACTCTACGTAAACAAGGCCAGCGGACCGGATGGTATACCAGCGATAGTCCTGCGTACCTGtgcccctga